The Thunnus thynnus chromosome 19, fThuThy2.1, whole genome shotgun sequence genome contains the following window.
GTGTCACCAAACTTAAAAGTAATGCCAGACTGTTTCCACTACCGAAgctgacccaaatgttgcatttacaatcatgggagccaattaacagtgtgtggattatttttcgagtaaaagacaatatttcatttttatttccagttatcatcacacagttgtctcatgttattctgagctgcagtgatttaatcagagtgtaaaatcatccacactgtcggCTGTGTGATAAAATCTGATAAAATCAACTTTGCATGGCCCCAGAGGCCTCTACTatgaagcaggatttggggttagtgaggtaacttcaggtttaactctgggttttcagggttACGATGGTGGTTTACCTCTTACTGGGGtacatcaccatggcaacttatgctgaacagctaaccCACTCCAGtgcaggttaacttcagaggatcggatcacaacctgtcaacaccccggccactgaccaatcagatcgcTGGAAAAAAGTCCTGAGTTACAATAAAGTGAGAAGTAtaaaagagcaatatatatttttatagatcagtagaaacattttattgttccaggctttttatttccactctggttttaaaacagagcttctaacaagcAGAGAGATCATTTACGACACTAAAcgcataatgatgattttagctgcaatAGTGCAAATTTTATTTCATCCCCAGAGTGccagctgacagtgtggatgattttacactctgattccatcactgcagttcagaataacatgaaacaactgtgtgatgataactggaaataaacacaaaggATTGACTTTTATTAGAACAATAATCCACACTGTTAATTGactcccatgattataaatgcaacatttatagtactggttatctggatggccaatgttaggctcagtgaagccagctaATGAAAAGATATGATATgcatatgttgaacttgcttcataGTACAGGCCCCAGATGTTCTATGGCTTGTCCAGAAAGTCAATCACTGtaattataaaacatttgtcagtaaaattagaaaagaaactaaaaatatataatcctttcaatatacagtatataacaagacactttttaaaaaaaattccatgctacagtacattaaaggccctgcacacctACACAGGTGTCACttattctggctgattagacctctggTCAAGCTGAAGGTGGGCAGTGCTATGCTTGACATTAGGTGAAGTCACCAGACTCCATCCGTGTACACAGAATCATAAAGATGCTAACAGAATAGTGAGGAAGATGTCAATCAAATACAGTCTGCACACACTCCTGACGACCAAAATCTCAGAGAAAGCTTCTTATTGATTTCTGGAACATGGCAATAACCTCTTATCTACCACACTGtcgtaactttttttttttttctattccaACAGGTCATAGTGTGTGCTATGAGAAAAACGATGCATGAAGTGGTCCTTTGTTCCTTCGGAGCTTTTGATCACCAGAAACACGAAAGCTACACGATTCACAGAAGATAATAGAAACCAGTAAGaggttgtgtttatttgttgaaGACCAGTCCGATCCTGCTGCCATCACCATGTCAGCAGACGCAGAACCGGATGCGCCGCAGCTTGTGAATCCTCCGCCTCCTGAGGTGACCGATCCCAACAAGGCAGGCCGGAGGACCAACCAGCTGCAGTTCATGCAGAATGTAGTGATCAGATCCCTTTGGCGCCACCACTTTGCCTGGCCTTTTCACAGTCCCGTCGATGCAGTCGCTCTTGGACTATCAGTGAGTAGTGTGCACGTTGTGTGATGTAAATGTTCTTCACAGTTGCTTACATTTAGCATTTTTCCCAACACGCCAATGTGCAGCTGTATATCTGCagccaaatatattttttcaggttCTGATGTACAGTAAAACACCTTTGTTTCTACAAACAAATTAAAGCGGCGTTTAGGCTTTGGAGCCTTgaatttgctgattttttttcacccaACACCTCCCATTGTTCAACTGTGATCTGTTAAAATGTcatatgtgcatttgtgttgtgGAAAAGCatccctttctctttttctcttttctgtcacTGGAGTAAAACtgctttaaaatccttaaatttCCTCTGATGTCTTTGTCATTCTTTCATTgcagttgggaaaaaaaaaatgttcactgttttttgtttccaCCATGGTTTTGGTTGTCTTCTAATCCTCATGCACAACCCActtaaacaacacaacacagtgagTATAGAGACATTGGAATGTGGCATCATACTCAATCTCAGTCACATCCAATATTTAAAGCATATACCCATATAACCCTAAAATTGCTTGATTCTTTAATACTGCATTTGTACCGTTCACAGTGAAGTAAATGGATTATCAAGCGTAACTAGGACATGGCTTTTGGAAAGAGATGTTCTCTGAAGAGATAAATTGAAATGGCATTTGaaacaaaattccattcaccACCATTGTGCCGgcgtggaggcagaaatctaaGAGACATATATAAATAAGAGAATCAAAACCATCTCCATGACTACGTACCAACAACTCGGGTGTGATTTACATAGCTTTGACTGTTGTTTCTATTGGTTGTGGGATGTTAATTACAGTTTGGGTAATGATTTCATCATTtgacttctcttttttctttcatcgtGTTATGACTGATAGGAATGATGGACAATagtatgaaaaaaatgtataaactggAATGATTTTGGAAGATGTTTCAACACTTGTGTTAAAATATAGGAATTGTGCACtgtgtactgttttttttatcagtcagACTTTAGTGGATCCCTTTGTAGATGTGGGACAGAAACAAAAAGCGagactacatttatctgacacaTTGACTCTTTCTCTTAATCAGGATTATCATAAGATAATAACATCTCCCATGGACTTGGGAACCATCAAGAAACGACTAGAGAACAACTACTACTGGAGCGCCAGCGAATGTTTGCAAGACTTCAACACCATGTTCACCAACTGCTACATATACAACAAGGTGAGAAACTTCCTGATTAGAAATGCATTGCGCCGGCCGGCTTCACAGATGCTAGATCCTCATAGATTTCCCTCTGTCTTGTAGCCTACAGATGACATAGTGCTGATGGCCCTCGCCTTGGAAAAGATTTTCTTGCAAAAAGTTGCCCAGATGCCTCAGAGCGAAGTGGAGCTTTTACCTCATGCAGCCAAAGGGAAGGGCAAGAAAAGTAGCATTTCAGGTAATGAGCTGCACCAGGCTGCTACAGCAAATAGAGAGGAATTTGAGTTTCAGAAATTCTGAATTTACATATACTCATGAAGCAGCCAGGGGTGACATGTTTGAAGAATGTGTCGTGTgaaatcttcagatgggccGATAAATCTTCAGATTACCCACAATTTAGCATTAAATTCAACACTTctaagagaaagactcaaagaaTACACTtgaagctggtagagttcaatgtgaatagaATATAAAGAGCAATACAATGCAAACCGAGGCCTTGATCCCGGTATTAAGAACCTAATGCAAAgtcataaaacatcatattaTATATCTTTTCATTATCCTACCTAATGTGGAGCTTATTTTCTAGACTCCACCTCGTTTTTTTAACCATATTCAAAGCTGCCATTATTGCTGAGTTCAGTAGTGACCTTGACGCTTTGGTAACGATCCAAGTATGATTCATCTTAGAAACAATGGTGTCTCAGACTTCTCTAAAATGTATCAGTTGCACCTGGCTTGGAGACAATAATGTCTCAACATCTTCCtcatttctcaaaataaaacaggtttAGTGGCCTTTAATCACCTCACAGAGAACcaaaatattatattactgACCAGCCTTCTAATTAACTTCCCTGGGTACTGTCTCTTATTGACATAATGCTATCTTTGCACATTCACTGGCACATCCGTTTGATCAAGGGAAGGTAGCCTCCACCACAGATGTGCAAGCATCGAAGGGACACTGAGCATCCTGTGCACAGAGATATGACCATCGGTGACACCCATAAGTCTGGCAGTTCAGCCATCAGCAGTGATTAACTGCATCATTGACCCTCTTTAATTTGACACCTTGTCTTCGATCACTTCATGCTTCCCAAAAAGGTGTGAGGCGCAATAATCTTTTGGccagaaaagacaaacattgttgcaataaaaaaaatctaaattcacCTTGCACActttagaaaatggaaatagatgtatttttctgctttgtctCCTTTAATTCCTGTTAATACATGTATACAGGTGGGCAGGTTGGAAGTGTGACAACATGTCCCTCAGGTACAACTGTTACATCTCAACCAAGCAACAGTTACACGCCCTCCAGCTCTTCCTCAACTCCCAAACAGTCATCACAAACCGCCGTGAAGGTGAGTCACCATTTGTGCCTTGGATCCTGCATCATATTATCTTGAAATCACAGAGCcttattgtttttttggtttttttgtatGCCAATGAAGAAGAAAGGgctgaagaggaaggaagacGCCACAACCGATTTGTCCTCAGCAGTGATAATCAGTTTGAGTGATTTATCGGAAAGCAAGAGGAGACTTGAAGGCGCAGGCCGAGCCGTCAATCCTTCTAAGAACAACTTTGATGAAAAGGAATCGCCGCTACGAGAAAATGAACAGGGCAGACTGAGCGAACAGCTCGAGTACTGCAACAACATCCTGAAGGAAATGCTCTCCAAGAAACACGCAGCCTACGCCTGGCCTTTCTACAAGCCTGTCGACACCGAAGCACTGCAGCTACATGATTaccatgacatcatcaaataCCCCATGGATCTCAGCACTGTCAAAGTATGAACTGTATACTTTTCTTCTATGGTTCTCTTTATTTCAGTCATGGATGTTGTCTTCGATAACTTTGTGTTgttaatttacagaaaaaaatggatggaCAAGAGTACCAGGATGCACAAGGATTCGCTGCAGATGTGAGGTTGATTTTTTCAAACTGCTACAAATACAACCCTCAACATCATGATGTCGTCACCAAGGCCAGGAGACTTCAGGTGCGTTTTGAAATAATTAAAGTCGTCCCGAGACTCTGTACGACTTTCCATTTCCCTTGATTCCcttttctgtgtgcatgtgtttgcttCAGGGCGTTTTTGAGAAGAGGTTTGCAAAGATGCCAGACGAGCCCGTTGAGTTGATTTCACCAGTGAGCGCAACATCTGCTAACAGTTCAGGTTTTAGGGGAATAAGCGGCACGGGCTCGTCCAGCTTGGACACGTCCGACTCAGCAGACGATCGTGCCACCCGACTTGCTGAGTTGCAAGAACAGGTGGGTGCAGAACAGGTGGGTTCCTGCGTGGCTCTCTATAAAACAAAGTCTTGTTAAATCAACATCAGTCTGCTACTCCAAACCTGTTTCCCAGACAGACGCGTTAGTTACGCTCTGCTTTGCAACATACATGTTCTCCTGATGGATTCATTGACCTGGAAACCCCTTCTGTGTGCTGTTAAATACAGTCAAAATATAGCTGTTGTATGAGGTCAAATCTCACTaaaagttttcattttgtgGCTGTTAAATATACAACAGGGGAGAATATATGCACAAAAAGGATATTGTAGACTGTTAAAATCATATGCTGAACTTACATTTAACTGCTCAGTGAGTTTTTAGCATCTTCTCCAACTTGCTAGCAAACACTCTCTGGCTCCCAATTTCTTTGATTTCTTCATGCTGCTGTTTATCTTGGTTGTTGTTACCTCTATAATTGCTCTAACCTATTTCTGTTGACACTCTACTCAGCTGAAAACTGTTCACGGACAGCTGGCTGCCCTCTCTGAAGCCCCCTTGATTaaaccaaagaagaaaaaagagaaggacaAGAAAGAGGACCACAGGCCAAATAAAGGCAGTACAAATTCCAAATGTGCCTTGAATTCCAGCTCCAGGTATGACATGTTACATAACCGATAAACTCTTTATTCATAGCGCGTCACTTTCATCGAGACCTTTGACTCTGTCGTCTTTCATTCCAGGCATCCGTGGAAGGGAAGCAAAGACTGTGATTCAGAAGGCGAATGTCTGCCGATGACATACGACGAGAAACACCAACTGAGCCTTGACATTAACCGCTTACCCGGCATGAAGCTGGGTCGCGTGGTGCACATCATTCAGACACGAGAGCCTTCGGTGTGTGACACCAACCAAGATGAGATCGAGAT
Protein-coding sequences here:
- the LOC137170767 gene encoding bromodomain-containing protein 3-like isoform X2; translated protein: MSADAEPDAPQLVNPPPPEVTDPNKAGRRTNQLQFMQNVVIRSLWRHHFAWPFHSPVDAVALGLSDYHKIITSPMDLGTIKKRLENNYYWSASECLQDFNTMFTNCYIYNKPTDDIVLMALALEKIFLQKVAQMPQSEVELLPHAAKGKGKKSSISGGQVGSVTTCPSGTTVTSQPSNSYTPSSSSSTPKQSSQTAVKKGLKRKEDATTDLSSAVIISLSDLSESKRRLEGAGRAVNPSKNNFDEKESPLRENEQGRLSEQLEYCNNILKEMLSKKHAAYAWPFYKPVDTEALQLHDYHDIIKYPMDLSTVKKKMDGQEYQDAQGFAADVRLIFSNCYKYNPQHHDVVTKARRLQGVFEKRFAKMPDEPVELISPVSATSANSSGFRGISGTGSSSLDTSDSADDRATRLAELQEQVGAEQLKTVHGQLAALSEAPLIKPKKKKEKDKKEDHRPNKGSTNSKCALNSSSRHPWKGSKDCDSEGECLPMTYDEKHQLSLDINRLPGMKLGRVVHIIQTREPSVCDTNQDEIEIDFEKLKPSTLRELERYVKSCLYKKFKKFQKKSSQAASHHVSSSTSSDSVTSSSTDSSSENSDS
- the LOC137170767 gene encoding bromodomain-containing protein 3-like isoform X1; the encoded protein is MSADAEPDAPQLVNPPPPEVTDPNKAGRRTNQLQFMQNVVIRSLWRHHFAWPFHSPVDAVALGLSDYHKIITSPMDLGTIKKRLENNYYWSASECLQDFNTMFTNCYIYNKPTDDIVLMALALEKIFLQKVAQMPQSEVELLPHAAKGKGKKSSISGGQVGSVTTCPSGTTVTSQPSNSYTPSSSSSTPKQSSQTAVKKKGLKRKEDATTDLSSAVIISLSDLSESKRRLEGAGRAVNPSKNNFDEKESPLRENEQGRLSEQLEYCNNILKEMLSKKHAAYAWPFYKPVDTEALQLHDYHDIIKYPMDLSTVKKKMDGQEYQDAQGFAADVRLIFSNCYKYNPQHHDVVTKARRLQGVFEKRFAKMPDEPVELISPVSATSANSSGFRGISGTGSSSLDTSDSADDRATRLAELQEQVGAEQLKTVHGQLAALSEAPLIKPKKKKEKDKKEDHRPNKGSTNSKCALNSSSRHPWKGSKDCDSEGECLPMTYDEKHQLSLDINRLPGMKLGRVVHIIQTREPSVCDTNQDEIEIDFEKLKPSTLRELERYVKSCLYKKFKKFQKKSSQAASHHVSSSTSSDSVTSSSTDSSSENSDS
- the LOC137170767 gene encoding bromodomain-containing protein 3-like isoform X4, which translates into the protein MFTVFCFHHGFGCLLILMHNPLKQHNTDYHKIITSPMDLGTIKKRLENNYYWSASECLQDFNTMFTNCYIYNKPTDDIVLMALALEKIFLQKVAQMPQSEVELLPHAAKGKGKKSSISGGQVGSVTTCPSGTTVTSQPSNSYTPSSSSSTPKQSSQTAVKKKGLKRKEDATTDLSSAVIISLSDLSESKRRLEGAGRAVNPSKNNFDEKESPLRENEQGRLSEQLEYCNNILKEMLSKKHAAYAWPFYKPVDTEALQLHDYHDIIKYPMDLSTVKKKMDGQEYQDAQGFAADVRLIFSNCYKYNPQHHDVVTKARRLQGVFEKRFAKMPDEPVELISPVSATSANSSGFRGISGTGSSSLDTSDSADDRATRLAELQEQVGAEQLKTVHGQLAALSEAPLIKPKKKKEKDKKEDHRPNKGSTNSKCALNSSSRHPWKGSKDCDSEGECLPMTYDEKHQLSLDINRLPGMKLGRVVHIIQTREPSVCDTNQDEIEIDFEKLKPSTLRELERYVKSCLYKKFKKFQKKSSQAASHHVSSSTSSDSVTSSSTDSSSENSDS
- the LOC137170767 gene encoding bromodomain-containing protein 3-like isoform X3 — its product is MSADAEPDAPQLVNPPPPEVTDPNKAGRRTNQLQFMQNVVIRSLWRHHFAWPFHSPVDAVALGLSDYHKIITSPMDLGTIKKRLENNYYWSASECLQDFNTMFTNCYIYNKPTDDIVLMALALEKIFLQKVAQMPQSEVELLPHAAKGKGKKSSISGGQVGSVTTCPSGTTVTSQPSNSYTPSSSSSTPKQSSQTAVKKKGLKRKEDATTDLSSAVIISLSDLSESKRRLEGAGRAVNPSKNNFDEKESPLRENEQGRLSEQLEYCNNILKEMLSKKHAAYAWPFYKPVDTEALQLHDYHDIIKYPMDLSTVKKKMDGQEYQDAQGFAADVRLIFSNCYKYNPQHHDVVTKARRLQGVFEKRFAKMPDEPVELISPVSATSANSSGFRGISGTGSSSLDTSDSADDRATRLAELQEQLKTVHGQLAALSEAPLIKPKKKKEKDKKEDHRPNKGSTNSKCALNSSSRHPWKGSKDCDSEGECLPMTYDEKHQLSLDINRLPGMKLGRVVHIIQTREPSVCDTNQDEIEIDFEKLKPSTLRELERYVKSCLYKKFKKFQKKSSQAASHHVSSSTSSDSVTSSSTDSSSENSDS